The Anas platyrhynchos isolate ZD024472 breed Pekin duck chromosome 1, IASCAAS_PekinDuck_T2T, whole genome shotgun sequence genomic sequence GGGGTTTTGTTGTACTTTTACCAGGCATCTTCTCATCCTCTTGTTGATCCTCCCTCTTTTCGGCATCACCTGCCAGGATTTCATCCAGTTCATCATCACTGATTGGTTCGTATTCTCCAGCACCAGATCCCAGCGACTGAACATCATCAATCTTTGCTTCATCTTCTCCTCCTACAGACACAGATACAGACTGTAGCTTTAAAGCAATCATTCTTGTTTTTCAGACATGCTTCAAGcagactgacaaaaaaaaaacagggtccATAAACGAGCTTGttaatttttggggggttgagtatattcaaaatgaaaaaaaggtaTTCACTTATGGAAACAAAGTTATTTCTCACATAGACAAAGTGGCTGTTTGAATTTCACACATCTTAGCCAATTATTTTTTGTGCGGTATTACTCAACGTGCTTGTAGAAGACCATATTCAGAATAAATTTAAGTTGATGATCCGATATGTAGTTATGCAGCACCACCATGAATTCTACCAGATGCTTTTGCACATGAATCCTAACTCAAACGTAGCAGCTTGCAGCTCATGAAAGGCACCTCTGAAGGTATTCTCTCACCCCCAGCACTGAAAGACCTGACTGAAGCATTCGCAAACCCTGCTGCTCAAATTCAGGCTTCCTTAGGATTCTCCGCCAAGGTACTTGCAATCAGTTGCACAGTACAAAATTGACACAATTTACAGGGGTCATCCCCTGTGGATGACTAATCTATTTTCTCCAATCTTCCCTACCCAGAAGAGAAACTGCCTCTGTGTTAAGATATCccctcacctttttttttttttttcctttgtaaagcctgcaggaaaagaaaagtcacCTCAACTAATCTAAAAATCAGCACTGAAAAGACAAGTAAAAGAGGTGCCAGCAGAGTGTAAATTAACTACTCAGACCACCTGGCAGCACTTTGGAGGAAGCATCGAGTATCTTGGGCATCATTTAAACCTTTTCCTGAAGTAAACACATTAAGGTTCAACACATCACCATAATTAAGTAATTATACCCTCACACATCATGTTAGACAATGTACTGCAGTCATTGATCCAAATAAATACCAGATACCTCCTTACCATCACCAGATCTGGAAATTTTATTCAGTTAGTTTGCTATCATCTTTAAAGGGAAAAGTATAGCAATCTTTACTAGATTTCATTTTCTATCTTGTGATTTTAAATATTGACTGCCTGCACGACCCATTTTCTGTTTCCACATGGACCTAGCAGGTACACCACCAGCTCACTGTGACTGCATGCTTGGATGGCACAGATGGACCATTAAAAATTACTGtatgaaacaattaaaaacaacaatctACGGTTCTCGATATGTAATCCAAAGAAGACTGAATTTCAAATCAGGTTGAtaatttctaaattatattATCACTACCTTTACTGCTTTTTTACTGAAATGTCATTTTATGTTAATTCTGATTGAACACAACACAGCTAAAAGAAGGAACAGAAGTAACAATTAatgaaagagaataaaatacaCTACCATCTTAGAAGATCAGAAATATGTTGTTTATAGCTTGTGTCACTAAAATTGTCACCTAGTATTTTACAAgacttttcttcttaaaaaaaaagaaaaaaaaagaaagaatcctAGATCCTAGACTAATATACCATAACTTCCTACATGATCATTTTCAGATAACACACAACCTTTGAAAAATACACGAATTCATATTAAGATTCTTACAAGAAGTCTGCGGAAAGGCTAGACCTAAGAACGCATTTAATATTCAAAGTCTGTTTGGCTCTAGGCCCTCTCTGAAACAGAAGATAAACCTAAGAACAGCCTTTCACCAACTCTTCTCTGAAGTTACCACGCTGTACTCTCAGATTTACTACACCATTCCTTCcttttgcttaaaaatgaatgaattctGTCCATTGTACCAAGATAGAGCAGACTTTCCCCAGGCTCGCTCCAAATATTATCTCTGACAAATGCTTCCACTCCACAGATAATCTCCTTAAATGGAATTTTCTCAATTGTACCAGTCAACCGTAATGACCATTTTGTGAGCAATCAGGTAAGAGATATCGCAGGTAATAAAACAGCCCTCCTCATCCTCTCCAGACTGCCCAAATGAACAGGTATCTACAATAAGATAATTCTTTTTAAGAATGCAGATACGATGAGACAACGTGCTGGTATCTTACGGAAAGCCACAAAAGCTTAATTTGTTTCTGAAGACTACAGACTTGAGGCTTTACCAGCCCAAACACCCCGAATTCCAAGTCCTACACATCATCTTCCTGCTTATTAGAGGATACAACACTAcgatcaccaaaaaaaaaccctacttACTGAACATAACCATAACTTACACCACTTACTCTGGATTTagatttctgctttttgcatttttataagGGTTAGATGTACTTCCCAAGCTCTTTCTTCTAGCAAAGCTCAAGCTATGTGAATTTGTCAGCATTTGGCCCTTTATTTATTAATCCTAAGCGTGTTTTCCCCAGTACCATTACAGCCGGCAAATTGAAGCTACAGTTAATAAGATTACTTCAGTAAAGTAATTTTTGGACTGTTGTGCCAAGCCATACATATGTTTCATCTACTAATCAGACTATCATTTCTATGGTAATTGGGCTCTGCagaaaaaatcccaaagaaCAGCTGCAACTCaaccctcatttttttttcattcattaccTGTGACTTCCTCACtaaaaaatatatcttataACGGTTTAACAAGGCAATCAAACCTTTGGTGTTTCAGCAAAGTGCCTATGCAGAAATGTTACACCTTGGCAAAATTGTATCATTTATGAGGCATATCCTAATGCCTCTTTGACTCGAAACTTTAGAAATGAAACACTACCATTCACACAATTAACAATAAGAAGTTGCTTGCCAGAATTCTCCCTTATCCTGCTTCTACAGTAGAGAAGCTGGGGCCAAGACACCTTTCAGTAGCAAAGTGTTCTAATACAGTTCAGCATTGTGCTTTTAGCATTTCATTCTTTAGGGAAGAATGAAATACTTGACGGTGAAGGCTCTTTCCCAGAATATCTCACCTTCTAGACTCTCCACCTTCTCAGCTTCGTTTCCATCTTCAAAACCTTGTAAAGGTCCTAAATCTTTGTCTGGCCTTTCCTTCTCTGAAGCTGCAGAATCCCGACAAACACTGTCAAATTCTTTTTCATGATCTCTGTCCAGTTTTGTTTCACTGTGTTTTGTTGATTCTTTTTGAGAGGAAATGTCAACagttctgtctctctctctttcaacAGGATCGGGTAgctgtctgtctctctctctgtccagctcccttctcttttccctctctctctcccgtTCTCGGAGTCTCTCTCGCTCCCTGCTCCTTGGCCAGTCTTTGTCAACATCTCGATCCCATTCTCTCTGTCTtgcctctctcctctctctctcccgcTCTCGATCATGGTCGTGTCGATCTCGCtcctgaagcctttccctgctGTCAAAGGACCCAGATCTGGAATGAACCTGACGGTCTGATTCAGGAGAGCTTCTTCTTGAACTGTGGCTTCTTGAATCTTGACGATctggataaaatattttaaatacagggGCATGAGTACAGCTCATGAACGTAACACCATTTTCCTACATCAAAGTGTTTTAAAGATTCTGGTATGAAAATGGACTTGTGAAAAGCATCATCTTAGAATTAAAAATGGTATTTCTCCCACTccccaaaaaacatttttagtggCTAATTCAACTATTACAGAAGTCTAACTGAACGTGCATAATTTACTCACACATTTAAGCaataaaattttttttttttaaaaaagaatcatctcaaaattattttcaaaatacgttttttttttaaactatcatATAATAAATTCAGAAAGATACTTGCAGGCATGTAACCATGTTAAGAACAGAAAGCCAAATGGCTTTAGGAGGAAGATATTTTTCTATTGATGCTGTATGtattttaagcaaatattttacCCATTTCTTTACAGGaactacagaaataaaacaagttcATTGTGATTACTTTGATTCGCAGCAAAGATGATTTTCATATTTATCAAAAGCATACCTGAGAAGAACCACAACAGATTTCCCTCAGCTAAAAAAAGCTCCAGAGATCATAATGGATCTCTCTCTCCCAGAGCGAAAGGGCATTTCAATTTTGCCTAGATTTCAGTATTTCCTTATCAAAATGAATGTTAATagcaaatttaaaaacattatttatacAAAACTAGCTCAACCGTCTGTTAGCAGaaggactttttctttctttcagtttcatttGTTCTACAAATTGCTTTATCCTCTAGACAGCATGAACTGCTAAAGCTGACTGAATATTTTGGCGTAAACAAAGTGGTAATCATCATGCCCACTGAGGATCAACTTTTCAAGTATGGTAACACTTCCAGGAATCTTAATTCGCTCTGGTTTTACTATGAATTGCATAGAACCTCCCTCTCCCTTCACCCTAATTACAAATTAGAAGAGTATATGGCCACACAAGAATGATTTGGGATTTGTAGCTTTGCACTCTCATGAAAAGTGGTAAGTCAGCCTCACTAAACGTATCTCATTACCTGAAGATGTGCTGCGACTGGGCTCCCCTCTTTTCAACTGATCGATCCTGGACTTGCGTTCCCCAGTGATTTCtaagcttttcttctctctgtccctgtccctgtccctcgAGGCACTGTGCAGGATCCTCTTCCGTCCAGTCTGGTCATCGCCACTGCGATGAGCTGACTCGTTGGAAGGGGATCGAAGTCGGCTTGAGGCATGGCTCCGATTGCTGCCGAGGCTGCTGCTGCGCTTCTGATCCACGGGTTTACGGTGTGGTCCATCATCTATAGTAACATGAGGGGCTTCCACCTTTTCTCCCCTCGTTCTATGACTTTTTCTATGGGAGTCCTCAGTGCTTCTTTCTGGAACAACAATGTCGCCACGTTCGGGAACGTCTTCATCTGACCAGTCACTAAATGTTGTCTCTTCCCTTTTTGGGGGGACTTCTGCCACAGTTTTCTCAGGTGGTGCTTCAACCAATTCTTCTTTTGTGACAGGGGGGGTTCTTGggcctttcttctttttatgaTGTGGAACAATTTCTTCATCAGAAACCTCAGAATCACCCTTGGACCTCTTCCGCTTTTTTTCTATGTTCTTCTTCTTTTGACCTTTCTTGGGCGAGAAGACCTGGCTTTCCTCAGTCGTTGACTCATTGGCATACCTTTCCACCCCACtgtcatcatctttctttttctttgtggcCTTCTTCTGTATTTTAGACTTTTTCTTGCTGTCATCATGCATTCTATCAGAAGCGTCTCTTTCTTCCGAGGGACGGTGCCCAAGGTTTTCCTGAACCCTGGACCGGGAGCTTTCCGAAGCATCTGGTTGCTCTCTTTGCTTATCTGCTGAGGAAATTCTCTCTTTAAACTCTGGTTCTTCGTAACGCCGGGAACTTTCCTTTCTGTCTGATTTGCGCTCTTCTTCTTTCCAACGACTCTGCCTATCTTCTGCAGCATGAGAGGGGCTCAGTGACCGGGATTCCTGCGGTCGCACAACCTGGCTCAGAAGTCTGTGCTTTTCATCTACACAATGGGAAAAAGAACACACTTGCATAGtttagaaaggagaaaggatgcACATTTGGTATCTTTACATGCTAAGAAGTATCAAtcgaaacaaaaataaatccatcatTTCAGTTATAcaagttttgtttgtgttttttggtttttaaaactgcagcagcagcagcagattacTACCATTTTGGTAAACATACACCTTAACAGATGAGAAAGGGGAAGAGGACCTTTAAAAACTCTCCccatgctttcttctttttaagattAGAGATTATTTTCCATAGGCAGAGGATAAGCTGGATCCTGCCTACAGCAGAAAGAGACAACTCCTACTTACTTTTGTCATCTCCACTGTTGTAAGCATCACTATCAGGAGAGTGCTCACGGCGACGTTTGGGTGACTGACGAGGACTTGGGCTGCTTTCGTTTCTGTGACGCTTCCTGCAGGACAAACATTTGTAGTCAAATTCCTGGAGGATTCTTTGAAGAAAACCTTCAGTGATTGAGTTTATCATCAATACAATCCCTCAAGTGTAAACACCTCACACAGAAGATCTAAGGATGCTAGGAAGTTTTGTAGCTTTCTAAGTTGTTATTTCAAAACTTCCAAAAGTATTTGTCTTGTCGTACATATATGATACCTTAAAACTAAAACTTAAACACTTAGGacagctattttttattttttaaacaaaaaaaagtacaaaaggCAATTAAGATCAAGTTTTTCCTATGGCAATGATCCTTGCAGTGGGTTGACCCTAGCTGGCAGCTAAGCCAGACGCTTGCTCACTTCTCCCCATGAGGGACTGGGAAGACTCTGTACTGGATGATTTATAGGATTCCATACTCCTCTCACACAAAAGCTGATAATTATTTCTAGGCAAAGCAGCCATCCAGGACAACACTGCTTTGCTCATTACCAATGTCACAATGAGAATTTTATTGtactaaatggaaaaaaaaagagagaatcaGTGCCATTTAGATAGAACAATAGAAGCACCACACATTTACTTGAAATACTGTTGATGTCTTCATTGGTAGCCTTCTGGTGTTGAAAATTCAATAGTGCAAAGGGTAATGTAAGTTCCACAGAAATCTGATGAACAAAGTCATGAACCCTGACCTAGTTAGTTCCTATCACACTCTTGAGACTACAAAAGGTACCACAGCCTCCTATTAGGTTTCAAAGAACGCCTGCATTATTAAAGCCAAGGCCAAACAAGCAGACTTTAGCAGTTCCATGATTTTGCATTAGCAAAAAAGCATCAGACTAACATCACCAACATAGTACACAGCCTAGAATCTGATTTTGGGGCCACCAGCACATGCAACACAGATGCAGGGGAGACACGGCTCCAGATCACACCTCTGAAGGGTATCTTCTCCTTCCTTGTGATATTCCCCTGCTTACTATCTTACCAAAATCAATATTAAGAGAGTTTTTTATTGATGTTATTGAAGGAACAGTCAGATCCACTCACttggattttctttcttcatggaCATCTCTTgaacttctttcttctctgataTCTTCTCTCTTGTCCCTGCGGTcatcccttcctttttctttgtcatcCCAGTCTCTTTGGCGCTCTCTCTCTTTATCCCTGTCTCgacctctctccctttctcgCTCCCGCTCTCGATCTCTCTCACGCTCCCGCTCCCTTTCCcgctcctccctctccctctctcgctccttttctctctctctttctcgtTCCCTTTCCCTGTCATGGTCCCTGTCTCGATCGCGCTCACGGTCCCTGTCTTTGTCTCGCTCCCGCTCTCTCTCCCGTTCCCGAGCACGATCTCGTTCCagctccctctccttctccctctcccgtTCAcggtctctctctctctccctctctcgaTCCcgctctctttctctctccctctcgcGGGCCCTTTCATCTCTCCTATCATCACTCCGATCTACCCTTCGCTCTTCTCGTCTTTCGTCCCGCTCGAGGTCATCACTTCGTCCTTGATGTCGTACCGGTGAGCTTGCTCTCGTATCTGTGAAGAGAAGCAAGTTTGATTACCAGAAATTAAAGGGATGTACATTGCTTCCACTAATAAAACACCCATGGCTTGGTGTTCTGGCAATCTAGCTACTGGTTTGTGCCAACTGAAAAGTTGTAGTTCTGtagctctgaaatatttttctagtaTTTCAAGAGTGAGTTGTCCTTAGTTTAGAGAAAAGTCactgtaaaaatttattttctactggGCATTTCTGAATGGCTTCAAAAGCTAATTTTACTGCCTCAGAGTCTAGCCATTACTATTACATTACGGAGTCATTCAGAATCTGTTACAGGATCTTGGAAAGCTTAGAATGACATCCATATGAAAACCAAGTATCAAGACTTCCATAAGAAAATTTCACTTCCACAAATTCAGAGTCTCAAGTTGATAAGAACTTACactgtttattttcctgtaacTTTACTAGGTGTTTCTAAAAAATATTGTCCTCTCTCCTCACAGAAGAAGAGATCCCTGCAAAGAAGTACACAACCAAATccaagagaaagggagagatgAGGATGAGCTACAGGAAGCATAACTGCCGTAAGCTTCCACATGCATTCACATAAGGTGAGTTTTTCAGTGTTCAGACAGTGGGCTACGGTCATGGAGAAAATTATATTCATACAGAAAACAACTGATCCAGAAAGATAGTGAAGACAGCTTAGATAAGGGTATTTATTCTCCACAGACTTAAGGCTAAATTTGGCTGCATTCTGTTAGttattttttgatatttttggaatatttatataaattttgaCTACTTTATAGCAATTTTTATGCTAACATTTGTAGCATTTGAACAGGAACAGACCAGTCAAACTTCTTTCACAATACATATTCAAAGCATTATACAAAAGAACAAGAAGGGCATGAATAGAGGTTGGTATTTTTAGGTCCATTACTCTGACGCTGAGTGTACTTCCCTGTAAATTGAGACCATATCCACCAGGGACAAGCAGACAGAGCTTGAACAGGGCTAAGTCAATAAAACATGCATTTCCATTAGTTTAATCAATTTTAATCTCTGAGTGAATTAACAATGACTTAATGCTCCCCTGTTACCAggtaaaattaaaagcaaactcGAGTAACATTTCTGTCATAGATGTAACACTTCTTTTCTTACAGATTTAAATGATCAGACTAAGTAAATGGTTCCATGAATGCATTGCATCTTCTTTTAATGGTGCCTGTAAGTTTATAATCTGATTTATTGTGCATAAGAAGTAGTAGGCTTTATACAAAAGTTCTGTAACGCTTGCTTATTGTGTCAGTTTTGGGTGACAAAACATCTACACACAACTCTTGCATGAATCAAGACGCCTGTAAGTGTATTAGACAACTGAACATGGATCGTCAACATTTCTGACATGACTTTGTTGTGATAACATGTTTTTACTTCCAAATTGTTggttttttaaaatgaaaaacttggTCTGATAAGGAACGTACAAATTATGTGATAAGGTATCTAGCATTTACTGGAGGTTTGGAGGTGGAAGAGGTGAACACTAGTCTGCAAGAGCCAACCTTCCAGACACATTCAGACTGCAGGGTTTTCAGCTGACAAGGAAAAGAAGGTCTGGAGATCAGGTTTATTGAAACCCTGCCTTGAAGACATGAGAGAATCTAATGCAAAACCTTTCGCAAGAATAGGTGATAACAGACATTCCAGTGAGCCAAAAAGCATTTCACAGAGTAGCATACAAAACATTCCTCTGAAAAACTGAAGGTGAATAACAGCTACAACACACCTTTCCCTTCCAAAACTCTCTTCTTAAGatagaaaaaatcattttcattttgtattcatTCCTCACATCCTTTCATTTCCatactatttttatttgcttgacTCCTCCTATTCTCTTGATTGGTGAGCAATACAATTATTCTCCAGAGTGGCAGTTGATACTAAGTTCCTCAGAGACAACGGCAACCTCTTTCAGGTGCAAAAGTTTGACATCTTGCACACTGTGTCTGAAAGAACAGTCTTGTACATGCTTTCCATGATCACTGGTATCTGTATTGGCTACCTGTACTAACAAAGTTAACTTACATGAAGGATAGCACTAGTTTCAGCATGCAATTATTTATGTAGTGGAAGGAACTGATAGAAAAACATATTCCTACATATACTTTCAACTCCATATATACTTGTGtgtaaaaatatacatacaaataCCTCTTTCCCTGTTGTCACGCCTGTCCCGTTCACTATGTCTTCTTTCAAAGGAGGAATCTCTTGCTTGGTCTCGACTATCATAGCGATCTCGGTCAGGGTAGCTACTCCGTGATTCCCAGCTGTCATGGTAGTTTCCACTACTGCTGTGACCATCCACCTGGGAGCTTCTAGTCCGACTGCCTAATAGTGATGTACCGATATAGAAGATGAATTCCCACACGTCAGGAAATCCAGTGATGTTTTATAACATCTAACTAAAGCAGCAACTTTTTAACAAACTTGAATTAACcgttcacagaaataaaaattgcacTGTCAAACTCTACTTAACCAAAACCTCTTAAATTTCACACCTTTTAATTGTGAAGTTATTATTTTCCAACCACAGACTCAAGATTTCCTACCTCACCCTCCCCTAGCCACAACACGAGGTCTCCTGACTAGGATTAAAACAGTCCAAAAGCCAGTTCATATTTGTTCCGAGTATGATGTAAACTTACAGACTTGGCAGCAGGAGAATAAGAAAGATCATTTTCCCTGTAAAAATTGTACGGCCTATTCTTACTGCAAAATGTTTAAATGCCATTTATTAGAGAGGTAAAAGGTGATAAGTGAAGCTGCTCTACAAAGTGCATCAGGCTTTCAAAAATACTGCCAAAGGTTAAAATTGCATTTATGGTCAATCAAGAAGGGTGGCGAGGGTGAAAGATGGTTTTCAAGTGCCTACGCAGCTGCACTCGAGAAAACAAAGAATTGCTACCCAGTACTTTGAGACATGCTGCCTCCTACTAATCCTGCACTGCACATAAGCCTCCTGCGTTTGTGGCACATGGGAAAACCTAGGGCTGGGTTGCAGAAAAATtaagagcaatgaggtctcccctgagccttgtcttccccagactaaacacccccagttccctcggCTGCTCCTAAAAACTCTTATTTGGCAGCATTTCCACATGTTATATCGAACAAGGTAATACAAGTGTCAGTGCTTGATCTCCAATAATAAGGAcacttattatttatttttatttaaatcatgTAATACCTTTATCAGATAGTTCTGGCCCTCTACCTCGACTTCGGCCAGTTCGATCACTTCTGCTGTCGTTTCTGGAGTCACTTCGGGAGTCGTTCCTTGTTTCGGCACGAGAGCTCTCCTCTCTGCCATGGGATCTTCCATAGCTGCGTGAGTCCTCCTGATACTGGTCATCCTTTTTATGGGCATCCCGACTTTCTCTGTCTCTGTAGTCATGAGAATCTCGCGTGGAACGTGAGTCTCTTTGATCACGACTATCCTTGTTATCTCTGCTATAATCCCTTGTATCTCTGGAGTCTCGAGTGTCTCTGGATTCCCTCGTCTCCCTCCGATCTCTGGTATCTCTCGTCTCTCTCCGATCTCTTCCATCCCGAGATTCTCTGTCATCTCTAtgatccctggaggtgctctgCTCCTGGTCATAATCACGATCATCTCTtgtgtctctttctttttcccttttccctctaGTTTCTGTAAAATGTTTAAAGGAGTGTTATATACTGAGCTTAatcaaagcaagcaaaaattTAGAGGACAAGTAACACTAAAATAATAGTCAAAATATACTTCTGTTACacatattaatttaaattttgtgTGTAAGAAGGAGGGTAAGATTGTTCTTGGTATCCACCTACATATTTCATTAAGCTTTAAACATCTTTTTGTGAATTTGAgctttacaaatatttacttGTTCAAAGGGGGAGTAAgtatagtaaaaataaatttctaagACATAAGAAATCAAGCACACTTCAGTAATTTAAAGGTAAGATCACTTTTCCTACAATCATAggttcctttgttttctctacACACACTTTCAATAAATTTGTGCTATAATTAGACCACTTGCTTTTAAGACCTCTTTGCCCtgacaaaatcatttt encodes the following:
- the ZC3H13 gene encoding zinc finger CCCH domain-containing protein 13 isoform X1; this encodes MSKIRRKVTVENTKTISDSTSRRPSVFERLGPSTGSTAETQCRNWLKTGNCLYGNTCRFVHGPSPRGKGYSSSYRRSPERPTGDLRERMKNKRQDVEAEPQKRSTEESSSPVRKESSRGRHREKEDIKITKERTPESEEENGDWETNREDSDNGDVNYDYDHELSLEMKRQKIQRELMKLEQENMEKREEIVIKKEISPEVVRSKLTPSPSPRKSSKSPKRRSSPKSSSSASKKEKKASAVSSPLLDQQRSSKSNQSKKKGPRTPSPPPPVQEETPLGKKHKEKHKGKERSEEKTREVKERGRDFERHKEKKEKQRDPSEGSHRQKRSPSPADHSGSNSSPSREYSPPAARRRQASRAPAKSTTHKHNFSPSRRSASPSGQHHSPISSRHHSSSSQSGSSVQRHSPSPHRKRTPSPSYQRTASPPARRSSSPYPPRSSSSPQRKRSPSRHRSPGREKGRHDRDRTSQSHDRRHERRDETRGKREKERDTRDDRDYDQEQSTSRDHRDDRESRDGRDRRETRDTRDRRETRESRDTRDSRDTRDYSRDNKDSRDQRDSRSTRDSHDYRDRESRDAHKKDDQYQEDSRSYGRSHGREESSRAETRNDSRSDSRNDSRSDRTGRSRGRGPELSDKGSRTRSSQVDGHSSSGNYHDSWESRSSYPDRDRYDSRDQARDSSFERRHSERDRRDNRERDTRASSPVRHQGRSDDLERDERREERRVDRSDDRRDERARERERERERDRERERERDREREREKERELERDRARERERERERDKDRDRERDRDRDHDREREREREREKEREREREERERERERERDRERERERERGRDRDKERERQRDWDDKEKGRDDRRDKREDIREERSSRDVHEERKSKKRHRNESSPSPRQSPKRRREHSPDSDAYNSGDDKNEKHRLLSQVVRPQESRSLSPSHAAEDRQSRWKEEERKSDRKESSRRYEEPEFKERISSADKQREQPDASESSRSRVQENLGHRPSEERDASDRMHDDSKKKSKIQKKATKKKKDDDSGVERYANESTTEESQVFSPKKGQKKKNIEKKRKRSKGDSEVSDEEIVPHHKKKKGPRTPPVTKEELVEAPPEKTVAEVPPKREETTFSDWSDEDVPERGDIVVPERSTEDSHRKSHRTRGEKVEAPHVTIDDGPHRKPVDQKRSSSLGSNRSHASSRLRSPSNESAHRSGDDQTGRKRILHSASRDRDRDREKKSLEITGERKSRIDQLKRGEPSRSTSSDRQDSRSHSSRRSSPESDRQVHSRSGSFDSRERLQERDRHDHDRERERERREARQREWDRDVDKDWPRSRERERLREREREREKRRELDRERDRQLPDPVERERDRTVDISSQKESTKHSETKLDRDHEKEFDSVCRDSAASEKERPDKDLGPLQGFEDGNEAEKVESLEGGEDEAKIDDVQSLGSGAGEYEPISDDELDEILAGDAEKREDQQEDEKMPGKNPVDVIDVDWSSLMPKQPKEPREAGAALLKFTPGAVMLRVGISKRLAGPELFTKIKETCQRVLEKPKDAENLFEHELGALNMAALLRKEERAGLLSNLGPCCKALCFRRDSAIRKQLMKNEKGATKQAYTNPAAMDSDLLRLSLRLFKRKTVCQAPGQEKTEDSKIPQPAIQQEVCVS
- the ZC3H13 gene encoding zinc finger CCCH domain-containing protein 13 isoform X3, which translates into the protein MKNKRQDVEAEPQKRSTEESSSPVRKESSRGRHREKEDIKITKERTPESEEENGDWETNREDSDNGDVNYDYDHELSLEMKRQKIQRELMKLEQENMEKREEIVIKKEISPEVVRSKLTPSPSPRKSSKSPKRRSSPKSSSSASKKEKKASAVSSPLLDQQRSSKSNQSKKKGPRTPSPPPPVQEETPLGKKHKEKHKGKERSEEKTREVKERGRDFERHKEKKEKQRDPSEGSHRQKRSPSPADHSGSNSSPSREYSPPAARRRQASRAPAKSTTHKHNFSPSRRSASPSGQHHSPISSRHHSSSSQSGSSVQRHSPSPHRKRTPSPSYQRTASPPARRSSSPYPPRSSSSPQRKRSPSRHRSPGREKGRHDRDRTSQSHDRRHERRDETRGKREKERDTRDDRDYDQEQSTSRDHRDDRESRDGRDRRETRDTRDRRETRESRDTRDSRDTRDYSRDNKDSRDQRDSRSTRDSHDYRDRESRDAHKKDDQYQEDSRSYGRSHGREESSRAETRNDSRSDSRNDSRSDRTGRSRGRGPELSDKGSRTRSSQVDGHSSSGNYHDSWESRSSYPDRDRYDSRDQARDSSFERRHSERDRRDNRERDTRASSPVRHQGRSDDLERDERREERRVDRSDDRRDERARERERERERDRERERERDREREREKERELERDRARERERERERDKDRDRERDRDRDHDREREREREREKEREREREERERERERERDRERERERERGRDRDKERERQRDWDDKEKGRDDRRDKREDIREERSSRDVHEERKSKKRHRNESSPSPRQSPKRRREHSPDSDAYNSGDDKNEKHRLLSQVVRPQESRSLSPSHAAEDRQSRWKEEERKSDRKESSRRYEEPEFKERISSADKQREQPDASESSRSRVQENLGHRPSEERDASDRMHDDSKKKSKIQKKATKKKKDDDSGVERYANESTTEESQVFSPKKGQKKKNIEKKRKRSKGDSEVSDEEIVPHHKKKKGPRTPPVTKEELVEAPPEKTVAEVPPKREETTFSDWSDEDVPERGDIVVPERSTEDSHRKSHRTRGEKVEAPHVTIDDGPHRKPVDQKRSSSLGSNRSHASSRLRSPSNESAHRSGDDQTGRKRILHSASRDRDRDREKKSLEITGERKSRIDQLKRGEPSRSTSSDRQDSRSHSSRRSSPESDRQVHSRSGSFDSRERLQERDRHDHDRERERERREARQREWDRDVDKDWPRSRERERLREREREREKRRELDRERDRQLPDPVERERDRTVDISSQKESTKHSETKLDRDHEKEFDSVCRDSAASEKERPDKDLGPLQGFEDGNEAEKVESLEGGEDEAKIDDVQSLGSGAGEYEPISDDELDEILAGDAEKREDQQEDEKMPGKNPVDVIDVDWSSLMPKQPKEPREAGAALLKFTPGAVMLRVGISKRLAGPELFTKIKETCQRVLEKPKDAENLFEHELGALNMAALLRKEERAGLLSNLGPCCKALCFRRDSAIRKQLMKNEKGATKQAYTNPAAMDSDLLRLSLRLFKRKTVCQAPGQEKTEDSKIPQPAIQQEVCVS